Proteins co-encoded in one Bacillota bacterium genomic window:
- the rplS gene encoding 50S ribosomal protein L19, whose amino-acid sequence MDMIRDVEKQYLKKDIPDFSPGDQVKVHVKVVEGTRERTQIFEGVVIRRRGGGSRETFTVRRVSFGIGAERVFPLHSPMISHIEVVKKGAVRRARLYYLRKLTGKKSRIKEKR is encoded by the coding sequence ATGGATATGATACGTGATGTTGAAAAACAGTACCTGAAAAAAGATATTCCGGATTTTTCACCCGGTGATCAGGTCAAAGTTCACGTAAAAGTAGTTGAGGGAACTCGTGAAAGAACACAGATATTTGAAGGGGTCGTGATCCGGAGGCGCGGGGGAGGTTCCAGAGAAACCTTTACCGTGCGCAGGGTGTCATTTGGAATCGGGGCCGAGAGGGTTTTTCCTTTGCATTCCCCCATGATATCACACATCGAGGTGGTCAAAAAAGGGGCAGTCAGGCGTGCCCGCCTCTACTATTTGCGGAAACTTACCGGGAAGAAATCCCGCATCAAGGAAAAGCGTTAA
- the trmD gene encoding tRNA (guanosine(37)-N1)-methyltransferase TrmD: protein MHIDIVTIFPGMFNGPFQESMIKRALDRNLVSINIVDLRDYAGGKHRQVDDYPYGGGGGMVLKPEPLFMAVRELGTRGKGAPYVILMSPRGKVFDQRIAAGLAVREHLILLCGHYEGVDERVRQYLVHEEISIGDYILTGGEIPAMAVTDAVVRLLPGVLSSDAVKDESFTFAGGLLEYPQYTRPPMFEGYPVPDVLLSGNHGLIEKWRHRRAMEATRERRPDLLDGNGNDSGEEGEG, encoded by the coding sequence ATGCATATCGATATTGTTACCATATTTCCCGGGATGTTCAACGGTCCTTTCCAGGAAAGCATGATCAAGCGGGCGCTGGATAGAAACCTGGTCAGTATCAATATTGTTGACCTGAGGGATTATGCCGGGGGAAAACATCGCCAGGTAGACGATTACCCTTATGGCGGGGGGGGCGGGATGGTTCTGAAGCCGGAACCGCTATTCATGGCCGTAAGGGAACTGGGCACCCGAGGCAAGGGGGCCCCGTATGTGATCTTGATGTCCCCGAGGGGCAAGGTTTTTGACCAGAGGATTGCAGCCGGGCTCGCTGTCAGGGAACACCTCATTTTGCTGTGTGGTCATTATGAGGGGGTGGATGAACGGGTGCGCCAGTACCTGGTTCATGAGGAAATATCGATTGGCGATTACATCCTGACCGGCGGGGAAATTCCGGCTATGGCGGTAACTGACGCAGTGGTAAGGCTTCTGCCGGGAGTCCTGTCCAGTGACGCTGTGAAAGACGAATCATTTACCTTTGCCGGGGGATTGCTTGAATATCCCCAGTACACCAGGCCACCGATGTTCGAGGGATATCCTGTTCCCGATGTATTGTTGTCGGGCAACCATGGGTTGATAGAAAAATGGCGACACCGGCGGGCGATGGAGGCTACCCGGGAACGAAGGCCGGATCTGCTGGATGGAAACGGCAATGATTCCGGGGAGGAAGGGGAAGGTTGA
- the rimM gene encoding 16S rRNA processing protein RimM, which yields MGANLVVIGTVISSHGLKGEIKVFPQSDFLERCHGLKSVRIKESGGFRIAEVEKARIQGKLWVIKLVGVDSREEADAMKGDNLYILPEERVPLPPGHYYHSEIVGMQVCSEEGNFLGTVKEIVPSAAQDIYVVEKAGGGEFLMPAAKQIVKEIDTRRGRMRVDLPEGLFDL from the coding sequence ATGGGGGCCAATCTGGTCGTAATCGGCACCGTTATTTCCAGCCACGGTTTGAAGGGCGAGATCAAGGTCTTTCCCCAATCTGATTTTCTGGAGCGTTGCCATGGTTTGAAAAGCGTAAGAATAAAAGAATCAGGCGGATTCAGGATTGCGGAAGTCGAAAAAGCCCGGATTCAGGGAAAATTGTGGGTCATCAAACTGGTGGGTGTAGATAGTCGTGAAGAAGCGGATGCAATGAAAGGCGATAATTTGTATATCTTGCCGGAAGAAAGGGTGCCGTTGCCTCCGGGTCATTACTACCACAGCGAGATTGTGGGGATGCAGGTTTGTTCGGAAGAAGGGAATTTTCTCGGTACCGTCAAAGAGATTGTTCCCTCGGCGGCGCAGGATATTTACGTGGTCGAAAAGGCCGGGGGCGGGGAATTCCTCATGCCGGCGGCCAAACAAATTGTAAAAGAGATTGACACCAGGCGCGGCAGGATGAGGGTGGATTTACCGGAAGGCCTTTTTGATCTGTAA
- a CDS encoding KH domain-containing protein: MKELVEYIARSLVDYPEQVDVQQVEGERSIILELRVAPEDMGKVIGKQGRIAKAIRIVVGAAAIKENKRVMVEIIE; encoded by the coding sequence ATGAAGGAATTGGTAGAATACATTGCAAGATCATTGGTAGATTATCCCGAACAGGTGGACGTGCAACAGGTTGAGGGGGAACGCTCCATTATTCTGGAACTGAGAGTTGCACCGGAAGATATGGGCAAGGTCATTGGCAAACAGGGGCGGATTGCCAAGGCAATCCGTATTGTAGTGGGGGCAGCGGCCATCAAAGAAAACAAAAGAGTGATGGTCGAGATCATAGAATGA
- the rpsP gene encoding 30S ribosomal protein S16, with amino-acid sequence MAVRIRLKRMGAKKQPFYRIVVADSRSPRDGRFIEEVGYYNPTTDPITLFINQEKVDYWVSKGAKPSDRVRKLLEKAVAN; translated from the coding sequence TTGGCTGTAAGGATACGTTTGAAGAGAATGGGGGCAAAAAAACAGCCTTTTTACCGTATCGTTGTTGCAGATTCACGTTCTCCCCGGGATGGCAGGTTTATCGAGGAAGTGGGTTATTATAACCCCACCACCGATCCGATTACTTTGTTTATCAATCAGGAAAAGGTTGATTACTGGGTCTCAAAAGGGGCGAAGCCTTCTGATAGGGTAAGAAAACTGCTTGAAAAAGCAGTTGCCAATTAA
- the ffh gene encoding signal recognition particle protein — MTMFASLSEKMQDVFKRLKGKGKLNEKDVEAALREIRVALLEADVNFKVVRSLVSAVKERAVGHEVLKSLSPAQQVVKIVREELTALLEQDSSRIKMASTPPTVILLAGIQGAGKTTTAVKLAFHLRSKGQRPLLVAADLQRPGAVDQLKIFAAEVSLPVYAGGNTPLDVCQKAIEHAESEGLDVVIVDTTGRLHVAEELMEELSVLQGALNPQEVLLVVDAMTGQDAVNIAEEFNTRVDLSGVILTKLDGDTRGGAALSIRSVTGCPIKFIGTGEKVEGLEPFYPERMVKRILGMGDILSLIEKAESTMDREKAAELEKKLLSQQFTLEDFQEQLVQIKKMGSLNEIIDLIPGGAGIPKEVKNLAFGDKQLAVTEAVINSMTRQERANPHIINSSRRRRIAMGSGTSVQDVNRLLKQFEQMRKMMKKLGAMDRRKGFKKTKKNRRFPFM; from the coding sequence ATGACGATGTTTGCTTCTCTTTCGGAAAAAATGCAGGATGTATTCAAGCGCTTGAAGGGAAAAGGCAAGTTGAATGAAAAAGATGTGGAGGCCGCGCTGCGCGAAATAAGGGTTGCTCTTCTTGAGGCTGATGTAAATTTCAAGGTCGTAAGAAGTCTCGTGTCGGCGGTGAAGGAAAGGGCCGTGGGGCACGAAGTTTTGAAAAGTCTTTCACCGGCGCAGCAGGTTGTCAAAATCGTCAGGGAAGAATTGACGGCATTGCTTGAACAGGACAGCAGCCGGATAAAGATGGCTTCAACTCCGCCAACGGTCATTTTGCTGGCCGGGATCCAGGGAGCGGGAAAGACGACCACCGCGGTCAAACTGGCCTTTCACCTGCGGAGCAAGGGGCAACGGCCACTTCTGGTTGCAGCGGATTTGCAGCGCCCGGGGGCGGTTGACCAGTTGAAGATCTTTGCTGCCGAAGTTTCTTTGCCCGTGTATGCAGGTGGAAATACTCCCCTTGATGTATGCCAGAAGGCGATAGAACATGCTGAAAGTGAAGGCCTGGATGTGGTCATCGTGGACACGACCGGCCGTCTTCATGTGGCCGAGGAATTGATGGAGGAGCTTTCCGTTTTGCAGGGAGCTTTGAATCCCCAGGAGGTACTTCTTGTTGTCGATGCGATGACGGGGCAGGATGCGGTCAACATTGCCGAGGAATTCAACACAAGAGTGGATCTGTCGGGTGTAATCCTGACCAAGCTGGACGGGGATACGAGGGGTGGGGCCGCTCTCTCCATAAGGTCGGTTACGGGTTGCCCCATAAAGTTCATCGGAACCGGGGAGAAGGTTGAGGGGCTTGAACCATTTTACCCCGAGCGGATGGTTAAAAGGATACTGGGAATGGGCGACATCCTTTCTCTGATCGAGAAGGCAGAATCCACGATGGACAGGGAGAAGGCAGCCGAGCTGGAAAAGAAACTTCTGAGCCAACAGTTCACATTGGAAGATTTTCAGGAACAATTGGTACAGATCAAGAAGATGGGTTCGCTGAATGAGATCATAGACCTTATTCCCGGTGGAGCCGGAATTCCCAAAGAGGTAAAAAATCTTGCTTTCGGTGACAAACAGCTGGCGGTGACCGAGGCTGTCATCAATTCCATGACCAGGCAGGAACGAGCCAATCCCCACATCATAAACAGCAGCAGGCGCAGAAGGATTGCCATGGGCAGTGGTACCAGCGTGCAAGACGTGAACAGGCTTCTTAAACAATTTGAACAGATGAGAAAGATGATGAAAAAATTGGGGGCCATGGACAGGAGGAAAGGGTTCAAGAAAACCAAAAAGAACAGAAGGTTCCCTTTTATGTGA
- a CDS encoding RNA polymerase subunit sigma-70: MLEKLERVSYLYDIYGLFLTPKQQHALRLYYFDNLSLGEIAEVQRISRQGVHDIVKRALQSLETLEGAMKLYERYVYRKKKLSKMLEIISALELEMQGKEIDRLRKIVKDLFAENEN; encoded by the coding sequence ATGCTTGAGAAACTTGAACGAGTAAGTTATCTGTATGACATATACGGGCTTTTTCTGACACCCAAGCAGCAACATGCGTTGCGGCTGTATTATTTTGACAACCTTTCCCTGGGTGAGATTGCCGAGGTTCAACGGATCAGCAGGCAAGGTGTCCATGATATCGTAAAACGAGCTTTGCAATCACTGGAAACCCTGGAAGGGGCAATGAAGCTGTACGAACGTTATGTCTATCGCAAGAAGAAATTGAGCAAGATGCTGGAGATAATATCAGCATTGGAGCTGGAGATGCAGGGGAAGGAAATTGACAGGTTAAGAAAGATTGTCAAGGATCTGTTTGCGGAAAATGAAAATTAA
- the ftsY gene encoding signal recognition particle-docking protein FtsY has protein sequence MSLFDKFKSGLERSRKNFGQRLEHLFRGREITDAFFEELEEGLILGDVGAETSENIIESLREELQDKRITDAARVKEILARQLIGLLSHYPVLPERDIFDTPLVILVVGVNGSGKTTTIGKLAHRWIRNRKKVMLVAGDTFRAAAIEQLEIWAERTGAEIVKQQAGSDPSSVYYDALQAARARDVDVVIGDTAGRLHTKVNLMEELKKIHRVCGKVIAGAPQKVMLVIDATTGQNGLAQAEKFNHAVPVSGVILTKLDGTARGGIAIAIKERLGVPISHVGLGEKINDLEYFDPGLFVEALLG, from the coding sequence ATGAGCCTGTTTGACAAATTCAAAAGCGGTCTGGAAAGGAGTCGTAAAAATTTTGGCCAACGCCTGGAACATCTTTTCCGGGGCCGGGAAATCACGGACGCTTTTTTTGAAGAACTGGAAGAGGGGCTGATTCTTGGCGACGTGGGGGCTGAAACCTCGGAGAATATTATCGAGAGTCTCAGGGAAGAACTGCAGGACAAAAGGATAACCGATGCGGCCAGGGTTAAAGAAATACTGGCCCGGCAACTGATTGGTTTGTTGAGCCATTATCCGGTCCTTCCCGAAAGGGACATTTTTGATACCCCCCTGGTCATCCTGGTGGTGGGTGTCAACGGTTCGGGAAAGACCACCACCATTGGCAAACTTGCTCATCGCTGGATCAGAAACCGGAAGAAAGTGATGCTGGTAGCCGGAGATACTTTCCGGGCAGCGGCCATAGAGCAGCTTGAAATCTGGGCCGAACGTACCGGTGCAGAGATTGTCAAACAGCAGGCAGGATCCGACCCTTCCTCTGTTTATTATGATGCTTTGCAGGCCGCCAGGGCCCGTGATGTGGATGTCGTGATCGGTGACACCGCCGGCAGGCTGCATACCAAGGTGAACCTGATGGAGGAACTGAAAAAGATACACCGGGTCTGCGGTAAAGTGATCGCCGGTGCACCCCAAAAAGTAATGTTGGTCATCGATGCCACCACCGGGCAGAATGGGTTGGCACAGGCGGAAAAGTTCAACCATGCTGTTCCGGTTTCCGGGGTGATTCTGACGAAACTTGATGGGACCGCCAGGGGTGGTATTGCCATTGCCATCAAGGAACGGCTCGGAGTTCCGATCAGTCATGTGGGCCTGGGGGAGAAGATAAATGATCTGGAGTATTTTGATCCCGGCCTTTTCGTGGAGGCTCTTCTGGGTTGA